The DNA window CGAACCTACGCTTGTATAGACATCTCCGTTAGCTCTCTCCACACCACCCACCTACGTACCTAGGCGAGATATCTTTGTTGCATTTGCCACCGAGCTTGCAATCCCCGGATCCGAAGCATCAAGGCCGCGTCTTTGTTACCCAAAACAAACCGAGAAAGCTATAGCAATTGCCGTTCTGGAGTCGCTATTGAAGAGCCCTGAAAATAGCACCGGTCCTCCCGCAATCACATAgcccagcaacaacaaaaacacTCGGTTTACAATCAAGCACTGCCCTGTCAGTCCTAGCCAAGTTTTCTCTACCGCAAGATCGGCATCGCAACACCAAATCTGATACTGGCCTTTGCCTTCATTCTCACTTCCGGTTCCACAGTTTTGTCTGCCCAGACCCCGCTGCCCACCCCCCTTCAGCAAGCACTAAACCACCAGAGCCGCCAAAGTACAGCAGATCCCTTGATTCCAGCCCCAGCTGAGATTGTCTATACTGCACCGTACCTTATCACTTACCTTGCTACACCACACCCTTTTGCTCTCCTCACGGACATACCGCCACACTAAACTTTGCACCTAGCAAAGTCCCCTAGTTGTTTTGCTACACTCCAACTttttcaagaagaaaaaaaaagtttcgCCCCAAGCCTAGAGTTTTCCTATCACTCTGCACTCCACCTCCACAACACACTATATCAGTGATTCACTTTCAGACCCACCTCCACTCGAGTATATATCGAGCTCCCTGTGCACTTTCAACTCTTGTTTTACCTTCCTCAGTCACTACACTCTTAATCTTTCGTTTTAAGGTTCGTGTTTTCTGTCAGACcaacctttaatatataaacaTCCTCTCCTCCCTATATCCTCCCTATTATATATCCAGTCCTTCATCACAACTTGCTTCCTTCACCTCAGCAAGCACCACCATGTCTTTCGTCGCTCGCAACGCCCTTCGTCTGACTCGGGCTGCTGCCCCTGTTTTCCCCAGAAACGCTGCTCGATGCTTCTCAGCCACTCGTGTTCAGCGTGTCAATGACACAAACATGAAGAAGAACGTGGTTCGTGAGAAGGAGATCCCCGTTACTGTCTACGCTGCTGGACAGGGTACCGGCGATAAGCACACAGTCAATGTATCCGAGGCTGCTGCTCGCATTCCCAACGAAACTCCTGTTCCTACTCCTGACAGCGATGTGGTTCAGCCCCTCACTCGCAAGACATTTGAGCAACTCCCTCAGACAATGCGCAACATGAGTGTCTACGGAAAGACTATCTTGCTCACCGGTGCTGCCCGTGGTCTCGGAAACTACATGGCTCGCGCCTGTGCTGAGGCTGGTGCCAAGAACATCGTCCTCTTTGACGCCAACCAGGAGCTCGGTGaccaagctgctgctgagctCCATGACAAGACGGGTCTCCCTGTCTCATTCTTCAAGGTCGACGTCCGTGATGGTGCCGCGATCAACGCTGCTGTCGATGAGGTTGTTGAGCACTATGGTGCTCCTGATGTTCTTGTCAACTCTGCTGGTATCGCCGATTCAAACATCAAGGCTGAGACATACGACCCCGCCATGTTTCGTCGTCTCATCGACATCAACCTTACGGGATCTTTCCTCATGTCGCAGGCTGTTGGTCGTGCCATGATGGCCGCTGGAAAGCCTGGCAGCATCATTCTGGTTGCTTCTATGTCTGGCTCCGTTGTCAATTTCCCTCAGGAGCAGAGCTGCTACAACGCCTCCAAGGCGGGCGTCATCCAACTCGGCAAGTCCCTCGCTGCTGAGTGGGCCAAGTACGACATTCGAGTCAACTGCATCTCTCCTGGATACATGGACACTGCCCTCAACCGAGTACCCGCTCTCGATGCACAGAAGAAGATCTGGAAGTCTCTGACTCCCCAGAACCGCCTTGGCAACGTTGACGAACTCAATGGTCTCTGCATCTTCCTTGCTTCCGACTCTTCCAAGTTCATGACTGGTTCCAACTGCATCATTGATGGTGGTTACACATGCTACTAAGCAATGCCTGGATTTTACGAATAGCGAGGAAATGGTTTTGACAAGGGGTTTAGCAGGATACTGGGCGAAAGGACTTGCTTTTCTTTGTTTGGAGTTCAGGACTGGAACGGTtgacctttttctttaggCATGGGCCAAAACAAAAAGCGGTGGTATAACGATAAACTAGATGAAGCTCTGGATAGTATAGAGCAAAAGATAGCCTGCATTAGACGCAGTGCAGCATGGTCCAGAATAAGGATCagaattaatagctattagcACTTTAATTCCCAGGAACTGTTTTCTTATGTTCTCAGTGATATGTTTAAGGTAGATTTTGACTTTCGGGTAACTGATTGAGGTAGATGGCATCGTGAGCGCTAACAAGTGTCGCTTAAATGGAGTCGAGGCAGATCGTGACTTTGACAATTGATGGATGGGATGTCAAACCACGTGCAATCCAATCAGTGCTAACCCACCCTGCACGTCAATCGGTCATCCCATGCTTCCGCGCAGCCAATCACGATACCAACTTCAAGTTCAAAACGGCAATACAGCTTGAGCCAATGAGTTGGTCCAGGTTATGCTCACCGCTCCAACTTTCAAAGACGATCAAAACCGGGGCATAGAAATCGACCAGCCTTTTTTTGTTATTGTGGTCGCCAACGCAGAAGGCGGTGGGGAACATGGTCTCATACATAGTACGTAGATAGCATAAAGGAGATGGGAGACTTAGTACCAAGATAGAGGAACATTATGATTCCTTATCCGTGAGACATTAACAACAACAATGTCTTGGAGGACGCAGGAACCGAAACAAACGTGCAGGTATTTGTCATAtgaaagctatattaagtcGATCAGGTACACTACACGTACAATAATGATGAGTTGGACTCAGCTACTGACGAAGAACAACACATCCAAACAACACTCGTGACAGCAAATTAACCTGGACCAGCCACCTTCCAAGGATCTAATGCAGGATACCTAAACCTGCCATGTCGTCAGGGTACCAGAAACATTGGTCACTATGAGcccaagagacgaaattaatggGTCAGTTTATGTCATGTAGACCAAgcttcttaggctgtttgttttttgtaccctaaaaCTTGGAGGCCAActcttctgctacccactagcatGTATACAGTATCTTGGCCAAGTTTGTTACGGACGACCCCGAGGTGCCACCGCCAGACCGCATCGTTCGCTGTCCCGGCTGATGAGACGGATAGTCTCAGTAGATGAACATGGGGTATGTAATGCAATGACTCGAAAGAAGGCAAGTGTCTTAAGATGCGCGGTCTATAACTTCTCACTCTCCTTCCTACCCGATTCCCCTATTCATTTTCATCTTGAGCATCATACCACACACAAGAGACACTCCTTTCATCAACCATCTATCTTCACTACAATCATTACCGACAAAAACCAAATCACACTCCTTTATCGTCAATACAACCAACATCAGCCAATATGCAACTTATCTGCCTTCCCACCATGTCCTTCAATCGCGCCGCTCGATCAATGCGCAGACGCCTTCTCGGCTCAAAGGCTTTCCTCCCTGCCAGCACCGCAGCTGCTTCGATTAGGAATTCAATACCACGGCCCCCGCCGTTCCACTCAACCTCCCACGGCAAACTCAAGCACCAAGCCCAACCTGCGGCTCTTGGTACAGTTGCTGTGCTTGGCAATGGACTCTCCCTAGGGATAGAGTCCTACACTGCCACGATGGAGGGCGAGGGCTGCTCAAGAGCCAGGAAGCATATAGGCTCTTTCTATCAGCAATGGGAACGAGGAAGCTTCATGATCAAAAAGAGCAAGATGATGTAAGAAGGGGACCGGCTAGGTCAGCTATGGAGGAGAATCGCCATGATCTAGCCGGTTTGTTGATTTCGTGTTTTGCATTTCCATCGAGTGCTGGTTTACTTGTTGGCTGGGGCAGATGTTGATGACCGTTATGATTGTTACGTCAGTAAGAATAGACCTTTAAAAAAATGATATCTAAATAAACAAGCTGTTTTGTATGGTCACCTTAGACACATATACACATTCCAAAATATCCACGGGGCACCAAGAGAATAGAGCAAAGCAAACGATTTTTTATGATTCGAAGCTGGTGAGGAGATGGCCAGGTCTAGTAACGTAACAGACCCAACCTCGAGTGCGAACTCGATGTGCAAGAAACAGTTCGTATGCAGGGGGGTATATCCAGCGTGTCATTTCTATGTGCTGCCAGGCATCGTCATGGTGTCCGCCTGCTGGCACCTTTTTTctgtttttttctcttcttgccttGTGTCGAACTTTGGCGACTCCATGTGCATAACATAATCCGAGCCACTCAGTCCTTTGCGAGGCATGGCGACAACCTTCAACTTCAATATGCAAGACCTGCTATGATGGTTGAATGATTTGTGCAAGAAAATGATCATTAGATAGTTGGGAATCAAAATCGTGATCTGGACACATCCAGATCCGCTTGTTTTGTTCCAAGTCGTTACGAGACGACGAAACAGTATTGACGTATCAATACATCAATCACCGTCGTTTAAAATACGCTGGGAATCGGTGGAATACGCTCTCCCGTTTCACCGCGACAGGCATGTACGGGGGAGGAACGGTTCGCTCGGGGTGTACCTACTGCCCCTTGCGAGCCTTTTCTTGCGCCCTTTGTTCTCGAGCAGCTCGTACCAAGGGGGAGAGTTGAATAAGGTCAACGCAGCCCTTCATGAATTCGTGCTAAAAAGGAGTTAGTATGATAGTCGTGAGTTTCATTGGATAAActtaccctcagcagatcATGGGCACTGGCTCGCTTCTCGGGGTCCACCTTGAGGGCAAAGTAGAGGAAGTCCTTGAAAACGGGCGACAGGTCCTGCTCATTCTTAATGTGAGGAGTGCCGTTGGTGGCAATCAACCAAAGAGCACGCAGAGGAGATTCGGTCAGGTATGGCGGCTCGCCTTCTATCATTTCGATCGCCATGATACCCAAAGACCAAATATCAACTTTGCGTCCGTACTCTTTTCGTGTGACAACTTCGGGAGCCATCCAGTATGGTGTTCCGACCATGGTCGTTCGCTTGTTCTGGGCTTCATTGATAGTGGCACAGAATCCGAAATCGGCTACTACAGTTAGACATGTATCACACAGAAGCGAACGGGTTGGGACCTACTCAGTTTGATCTTGCCCTCCATAGACAGCAGGATGTTGTCAGACTTAATGTCTCGGTGGATGACACCCTTGGAGTGCAGGTGCTGCAGACCCAAAAGTGTCTCGCGACACACTGAAGCAATCTGACCCTCGGACATGATGTTGAAGGTGACAACATCCGTAAGGCTGCCTCCCTCCATAAACTCCATGACGACCCAAAGCTCGCCGCCGCACAAGTAGCTGTCGATAAAGTTGACAATATTGGGATGTGAGCTATCCTTCATCACAAGAATCTCGTTGATAATCAGGTCCTTCTTAGGTTGCTGCTCGAGGTTCATCTGCTTGATAGCCACCAGGCGGTTCGTACCACGCTCATGACCAGTGAAGACGCCTCCGGAAGCACCTTGGCCAATCTTGTTGAACCCGCGGTAAATGTCTCGAGGGTCACCTTCGCTACAAATGCGCTTCAGGGAGGCGATAATATCGATGCCTGCGCTTTGACGGGCTCGGTGTCGCGGCCTGGCGCCGGGTACGGCTGCTCCAGGCGCTTGCTGACGGGAAGCACTGTGCATGCCGTTCTGCTGGCCATACCCAGGAGCTGCCTGTACGTTTGGACTCTGGTGGTGATTAGGGGTTCGCTTACTAGGAGCACGGCCAATTCCTCCAGACATAGCGGCCTGGGCCTGAGCCATGGCCTGttcttgctgctgttgcaACAATTGTTGCTGGTAGGCGGCGGCTTGCGCCTGGGCGAGCTGCGGGTTGGGTTGGGGAGCAGTAGGGGCGTAGGTTGGCCCAGCTACGCGGGAGTTGGATCTTGAACGGTGCTCTTCGGGGAGCATGGGACCAGCGTCCTTGGACACGCCGTAGGACTCGTCGCCTGACTGGGACATACCGATGCCAGAGTCTTTAGCGTATGTGCCGTGAGGCATATGTCGGTTGCCCATACTGACGGGTGGCTTCGGGGCCGGCCGGCTGGGCATCAAGTCTTTACCGACCTGGCCTCGGGGCACAGGAGGTGGTGCTCGGGGATTCTCAAAACTTCCTTCATGATTGACAGTTGGAAACCTGGCGTTCATAGGTGAAATATTGGTTGGTGACATACCCATATAGTTTGACGGGTACATGCCCGGTGATGCTGCGCCTGCCGGAGAGGTGGCATACTGGCCAGCATGATGAAATTTCTCTAGGACTTGGTCCTCCGCAGGTCTCTCAGTGGTTTCTTTGTAAAACTGTAAAATATCAACCATAGTTTGCGGATTCTCTCGTCGTTCCTTTTCAGGAATTCCACTTTCGTTGATAAGTCGCTGCCATTCTTTCGGCAAGCCCTAAGCAATGTGAGTATGGACGGTAGTAAATAACAAAGAAATACTGACTGTGAACTGGCCAGTAGAACTATCGTAGCCAACATGGGTAACGTGGACGGGATTTTCAGGCGCAGAGATAACTGGCTTCTTGGGCGATCCTACCAAACTGTTCATGAAACCAGAAAATCCAGACTTTTTACGTAGAACAGCAGGCTTGGAGTCTCTTCCATCGTCAGAAAATCTTTTGGGGTTGACAGAAGGGCCATCCGTTGGCGCCCTTGAGCCGAGGCCTTTCTCAGTCAAAGTCGAGTCCATCGCGGAGAAGCTGTTTGCGGTTCGTAAAGCAGGGCTCGCAACGTTGACTTCTACAGGCGCCTTGACGATCTGGGGCGGGGAGCGATGACGGGTAGGAGCTTTCGGACTGGGGATCTTTATTGATTCAATACTGCTTAAAAGACCAGCGCCGTCGAAAGGAGCGCCGATCAGGTCGTCGTGAATAGCAGGGCTATCGAGTGGGCGTAAATAAGAATCGGAAAGACGGTCGGAGTGACGAGAAATAGGCGCCCAATGATTAGCGGGGGTAAAATCGCCCTGATGTGAGATGGGCGATGGGACAGGTCTTAGGGTGTTGTTGGCGGATAATTGAGGATGAGATCGATCAGAGTCTTGCCAGTCGGACACGGTCGCGGGGTTGGAGCGGGCTGGGGGAGCGCTTGGGGCCCTCTTCAGGCTCTGGGAACTGCGTTTGCTCTCGAGTGACTGGGCGTCGAAGGCACCACCATCGAAGCCAGATGAGGAGCGACCAAAGTAGGAGGGAGGTTTCTTAATAAGTTTGCGACGATGTGAAGTTGCGGTATGAGCAGACGCAGACGACGCAGAGGTATATCCGGGACCGTCCATGATCCAACGGCAGCAAGAGCAGCCTGGGCAAGTGACGAGTTGGGGGGAGGGGCCCTCGGggctaagaaaaaaaaggccttGCTTGCCTTGTGGACGGCTCGGGCCAATGTACCtttactgtactgtactccTGTTAGGTGCTGATTTTTTTAGGGACGggactggactggatggatggatgtgatgGGTCAAGCAGGTGGAGGAGGACTAAGCAAAAGCCGAAACAGACACAGGGCAGGCAGGGTGTGTGTGCAAGGAATAGAGGTAAGAGGataggacaggacaggacaggacaggacaggacaggatgcaatgcaatgcggTGCGTTGCGGTGCGCGCAGGTCCGGTTTGGGTCTCTGTTTAGAAGCACCTCGAGCTCTTTCAGAAGGATAATCAAGGGGGGAGACGAACCAACGATGCAGGCCAAACAATAGCAAGGCGAGGCAAAGGCAGGGCAAATGCAAGAGTAGACGGGGGGCCTGGGGACACAACGCGGGGGTGGTGTGTGGTGTGTGTATTGTAGAGCCAGCCCAACGTGCGTTATAGTATCGTATTGttctgtcctgtcctgtagGTATTGTATTGTAGTGTATCCGTAGCTGATGTATTGTATCGTGTCGTGTGGTAGCGTTTGGACTGGCGCCGATGGTCCTGCAAGTGAATTTCTAAATTACTTGCTTTTGGTTTGCTTCGTTTCTGTTTCGTAGTgattttgcttttgcttttggtTCTGTTCTAGGAAATCTGCCCGGTGACTTcataagaagaaaaaaagggtaAGCTGGGATAGGGATAAAGTGGGTTGGGGAAATCAAGTTCTGGGGGagagaggaaagaagaagaaacatAAAAAGCGAAGCAAAGCAATGCCGTAAAGACTCACTTGTTCACTCCTTCACTCACACTGTGTTGTACTATGTATTTTCCCAATTCAAGGGGAACAAACAAATGAACAAGAAAGGGTGAGAATGAGAATGAGAGAGCGTGAGATGAATCGGAATGCGGGAGTGGATTGGGTTGCGGGACGAGATATTACACTGTAGCATCATGCATGGAGGGGGGATGTCCTCTCCAAATATTGTGATACAAACGGCCGGACCCTCAATCATTtattaggtaggtattaGTACAGTGGAAGATGCTCACTGTGCTATGCTGTAGCGTCATGGAATCTATCTATGCCTTATTACCTACTGCAGTGCTGGCCAGCTGTGCCCAATGCCCGCGGGACCTTGTTAGTTGATGTAAGCCCTTTGCCATCATGGCATCAGCAGCTTTTGCCGCATACTACGGGGGTGACACGGTCGCCAAAAGTTTTACTAAAAAAGGAACGTTTTCTTGAATCAACGAACTGTTCCAACAACCTACTTACATACGCACTGGAATTGGGGGTCTTGATTAGCGAGGTGGTTTGGAAACAACCTAGACATATAGACGAGGCCCATGCTCCAAAATGAAGGGTTCAACTTGTGGATGATTCAACGTCTGAGCGATAGGAGGATACCAATTAATACTGGTGGCTTGAAAATGATTGTTTGATAAGGATTTCTTCCTTTTAAATGACTCTGGAGCCAAGTTAGTTGTTCAAACAAGTACCCTGAACTCTCAGTCGTAAACCACCTAATTGGGTTCATGATAGGCAGGGCACCGAATAAAATGGCTTGGACCCTAGACCCCAGCgcattggcattggcattgggttaaggtactaaggtacctgcTAACGCTAAGAGAACGTACATCCAGTCCGAGTGGTACTTTGGATCTGCGGAGCGGGCCACTCAATGCAAAGGTACCACATCGTTCCTTGGCAGACGCTGTTCTTTCTGCCCTGCCCTGATAGTGACTTGGCCAACTCCAACTCCCGGCCATGGAAGTCCCTTTTCCCCTTCCAACGTTCTCCCCCACCCCACTATGACTGCAACGCCATTGACATCCATTGGATCTGTTGTCCCTCGGGCCGTTGGCGCGACTCGACAGTGTGAAAGCCTCTTGCCAGCACTTGGTGGTTGGACCAGCTATCAACCATGGACCATGGATGGTATCACTGCATCCTGTCTTTGCCTGTTTCCCCCTGAGCGCCTCGCTCACTGATTGACTGGTGGGAACCTCAAAATGACGACGCAGGGTGGGGGATCAGATATCTGCTGATTTATAAATCATCCTACCTTCTTGAGTGTTTTGCACTGATTAAAGAGCCGCAATCCTGACACCCGATGGCTGCAAAAGTGAGGACGCTTGAGAGCGAAGACTGACTGGCACCACATACAGATAAATAAGTAAGCGGAATTCATCCAGTCCAGCTGTTTCCAGTTGAACCACTGCATGTCAGTCACTCGCCTACCGACAAGTTTCAGTGAATCAATGACATGTCTTGGCTACATACGAAACCCGAAGAGGTCCATATCTGCCATGATAATGGCTGGAGGTACTCTGTACCTACCGCTCACTTTTAGCGTGATTCTTCCTGCTATTAAAAGACTGATAGTAGCAGTATTATTATCAGCATCACATCTTTGAATCAGCCGGGCCCAATTTGGGGGCATTATGTCATTCTAAACAACTCCTCCTTCACGGAACAGCATGTATTAGGATCAGGGTAGGATATTAGACTCAATATGAATGACCACTTAATGGTTCAATATCTTCAAAATTCACTTCACCCTGAACGAGATCCAATTCCGATACTGGTGGATAATCAAACACCCTGCATATTCTACTACATGCGCTATACCATACTCACTTTTCTATGCCGGGCACTGTGGTTCTCGAGTCCACTCCGATAAAAGCTTGGTAACCAGTCACATAGCCAGCCAGATGAGATATGTAACTCTTCCTCGTCGCAAACTCATCTCTCACTTCATCACGATCAAGTGTGAGTGGATTTTTATTGATATGCACCTCTCAAAACAGAGAATGTTCACGGCATTGAATGGAAGCTAGAAATCAATGTTTGGCCAACCAAGTTGACCCTCAGCCAATCTCAATCAACTCCATTCTTCCTATAGTAGACTAGCACAGGCACAAGCCCGTCCTCGTGGGTCAGGGATGCGCGTGGCTGGTGGAGACTACCGACGGTTTCGAACAAGCTCGTGGGAATCAAAGCAGGCACTTGATGatgtgtgatgtgatgtgccTGTccatggctggctggctggcatTAGTCTGGCAGTCTGGCTAAACAAGCCCGTTGCGCTGGCTCTGATTTCTGTCAGGCGCTACTTGTAGCCCCATTGACGACTAAGCTAGTTGATGTCCGCTCCATTAAATGATTACCTAGTTTGTCGCCAATTGGTTTCAATCTTTCAGttgaagaaaggaaa is part of the Fusarium poae strain DAOMC 252244 chromosome 4, whole genome shotgun sequence genome and encodes:
- a CDS encoding hypothetical protein (TransMembrane:1 (i68-85o)), translated to MMRINYIARIYGSKFVVLRRCTSIQHKEAGTYSTFFLLVDTYNQELTSPSYTEPSFLYRKIGIATPNLILAFAFILTSGSTVLSAQTPLPTPLQQALNHQSRQSTADPLIPAPAEIVYTAPYLITYLATPHPFALLTDIPPH
- a CDS encoding hypothetical protein (BUSCO:32918at5125); its protein translation is MSFVARNALRLTRAAAPVFPRNAARCFSATRVQRVNDTNMKKNVVREKEIPVTVYAAGQGTGDKHTVNVSEAAARIPNETPVPTPDSDVVQPLTRKTFEQLPQTMRNMSVYGKTILLTGAARGLGNYMARACAEAGAKNIVLFDANQELGDQAAAELHDKTGLPVSFFKVDVRDGAAINAAVDEVVEHYGAPDVLVNSAGIADSNIKAETYDPAMFRRLIDINLTGSFLMSQAVGRAMMAAGKPGSIILVASMSGSVVNFPQEQSCYNASKAGVIQLGKSLAAEWAKYDIRVNCISPGYMDTALNRVPALDAQKKIWKSLTPQNRLGNVDELNGLCIFLASDSSKFMTGSNCIIDGGYTCY
- a CDS encoding hypothetical protein (BUSCO:10798at5125), whose translation is MDGPGYTSASSASAHTATSHRRKLIKKPPSYFGRSSSGFDGGAFDAQSLESKRSSQSLKRAPSAPPARSNPATVSDWQDSDRSHPQLSANNTLRPVPSPISHQGDFTPANHWAPISRHSDRLSDSYLRPLDSPAIHDDLIGAPFDGAGLLSSIESIKIPSPKAPTRHRSPPQIVKAPVEVNVASPALRTANSFSAMDSTLTEKGLGSRAPTDGPSVNPKRFSDDGRDSKPAVLRKKSGFSGFMNSLVGSPKKPVISAPENPVHVTHVGYDSSTGQFTGLPKEWQRLINESGIPEKERRENPQTMVDILQFYKETTERPAEDQVLEKFHHAGQYATSPAGAASPGMYPSNYMGSFENPRAPPPVPRGQVGKDLMPSRPAPKPPVSMGNRHMPHGTYAKDSGIGMSQSGDESYGVSKDAGPMLPEEHRSRSNSRVAGPTYAPTAPQPNPQLAQAQAAAYQQQLLQQQQEQAMAQAQAAMSGGIGRAPSKRTPNHHQSPNVQAAPGYGQQNGMHSASRQQAPGAAVPGARPRHRARQSAGIDIIASLKRICSEGDPRDIYRGFNKIGQGASGGVFTGHERGTNRLVAIKQMNLEQQPKKDLIINEILVMKDSSHPNIVNFIDSYLCGGELWVVMEFMEGGSLTDVVTFNIMSEGQIASVCRETLLGLQHLHSKGVIHRDIKSDNILLSMEGKIKLTDFGFCATINEAQNKRTTMVGTPYWMAPEVVTRKEYGRKVDIWSLGIMAIEMIEGEPPYLTESPLRALWLIATNGTPHIKNEQDLSPVFKDFLYFALKVDPEKRASAHDLLRHEFMKGCVDLIQLSPLVRAAREQRAQEKARKGQ